A genomic window from Lentibacter algarum includes:
- a CDS encoding LysE family translocator yields the protein MFETLFAMDTALILTFTGAGILLNITPGSDVAFSMASGISGGPRAGVAAATGITLGGLTHVFFAVVGISAALMAVPHAYDIIRYLGAAYLIILAVKTWRAPPELEKARGASRLVSALKRGYLTNLLNPKVALFIVAFLPQFTRPEAGPIWQQIFILGLIFNASGLVINSTYGIAAGLAGHRIIRMGGTLNKITSIVFGGLAARLIWE from the coding sequence TTGTTTGAGACTCTTTTTGCAATGGACACCGCCCTCATCCTGACCTTCACAGGCGCCGGTATCCTGCTCAATATCACGCCTGGCTCCGATGTCGCCTTCTCCATGGCTTCAGGTATTTCAGGCGGCCCGCGCGCAGGCGTTGCCGCGGCCACAGGCATTACCCTTGGTGGCCTCACACATGTCTTCTTCGCAGTCGTTGGCATCTCCGCGGCACTCATGGCCGTACCGCACGCCTATGATATCATCCGCTACCTCGGCGCTGCCTATCTGATCATACTGGCCGTCAAAACATGGCGCGCGCCACCCGAGCTAGAGAAAGCACGCGGCGCATCCCGCCTCGTCTCGGCCCTCAAGCGCGGCTACCTGACAAACCTGCTCAACCCTAAAGTCGCGCTCTTCATTGTCGCCTTCCTGCCCCAGTTCACCCGTCCCGAAGCGGGTCCAATCTGGCAGCAAATCTTTATCCTAGGGCTCATCTTCAACGCCTCAGGCCTCGTCATCAACAGCACCTATGGCATCGCCGCTGGCCTTGCAGGCCACCGCATCATTCGTATGGGCGGAACGCTCAACAAAATCACATCTATCGTCTTCGGCGGCTTAGCTGCGCGCCTCATCTGGGAGTAA
- a CDS encoding LysE family translocator produces the protein MSFEAWTIFALFWLVFVTTPGPNAVNCIQSGMSLGFVRALPAVAAILCQASLFLTLSGFGITALLAASPTAFLILKYAGAGFLVYLGLRAILTAHLPIKAGKHAGRSLFTRAFLIATINPKSVAGYFAAFSQFVDPNTPIAAQMWLIVPTALSLTTLSYCTYTALGAGLGKLALGAVFNVWFRRAMGLCFIAYGLALGATSGRT, from the coding sequence ATGAGCTTCGAAGCCTGGACCATATTCGCACTTTTCTGGCTGGTGTTTGTCACAACACCGGGCCCCAATGCTGTCAATTGTATTCAGTCAGGCATGAGTCTTGGATTTGTCCGCGCCTTACCAGCAGTCGCAGCAATCCTCTGCCAAGCCTCGCTCTTTCTCACACTGTCAGGCTTTGGCATAACAGCGCTTCTAGCGGCGTCGCCAACAGCCTTTCTCATCCTCAAATATGCAGGCGCAGGGTTTCTCGTCTACCTCGGCTTGCGCGCAATACTGACCGCACATTTGCCGATCAAGGCAGGCAAGCACGCGGGCCGCTCGCTCTTCACCCGCGCCTTTCTCATCGCCACAATCAATCCAAAATCTGTCGCAGGCTACTTTGCCGCCTTCAGCCAGTTCGTAGACCCGAACACTCCGATTGCCGCTCAAATGTGGCTGATCGTACCCACTGCGCTCAGCCTCACAACCTTGAGCTATTGCACCTACACAGCGCTCGGCGCAGGCCTTGGAAAGCTCGCCCTTGGAGCCGTCTTCAACGTCTGGTTTCGCCGCGCAATGGGCCTCTGCTTTATCGCCTATGGCCTCGCCCTTGGCGCCACATCAGGGAGGACTTAA
- a CDS encoding helix-turn-helix domain-containing protein, translating to MNQAATSSQTLGADLRALRKARGLTLTDMAETLGRSVGWLSQVERDLSEPSITDLRHMARTLGVSVSMLFSHAPAPTHEAGYVVRNGARRPIGSGEAGLVEELLSPDLTDDFEMVHSTFQPHSRIGEEVTRPTQEVGYLISGKLDLVISGKRFTIHPGDSFRIRGEPFEWINPYDHPAVVIWVIAPPVY from the coding sequence ATGAACCAGGCCGCCACCTCTTCGCAAACTCTCGGGGCCGATCTGCGCGCCTTGCGAAAGGCGCGAGGTCTGACCCTGACAGATATGGCCGAAACGCTGGGCCGTTCTGTCGGCTGGCTCAGCCAAGTGGAGCGTGACTTGTCCGAGCCCTCAATCACCGATCTGCGCCATATGGCGCGTACGCTCGGCGTCTCTGTTTCAATGCTGTTCAGCCACGCTCCAGCTCCCACGCATGAGGCCGGGTATGTGGTACGCAACGGTGCCCGTCGCCCCATAGGCTCTGGCGAGGCGGGGCTTGTCGAAGAGCTCCTCTCCCCCGACCTCACTGACGATTTTGAGATGGTCCATTCTACCTTCCAGCCTCACTCCCGCATTGGCGAAGAGGTGACCCGCCCAACGCAAGAGGTCGGCTATCTGATCTCTGGCAAGCTTGATCTTGTCATCAGCGGCAAACGTTTCACAATCCATCCCGGCGACAGTTTCCGCATCCGCGGCGAACCGTTCGAGTGGATCAACCCCTATGACCACCCCGCAGTGGTCATCTGGGTTATTGCACCACCCGTGTACTAA
- a CDS encoding GAF domain-containing protein: MRVNYDTLAKTIHSLTEGETDEVALMATLVCELHHADDRFDWTGFYRVTEPNLLKIGPYQGGHGCLQIPFSRGVCGAAARTREVQLVDDVEAFEGHIACASSTSSELVLPVFNAAGDVIAVLDIDSDQPAAFIKEDAQALTTILASVFSQ, from the coding sequence ATGCGTGTAAACTACGACACCCTCGCCAAGACAATTCACTCTCTCACAGAGGGCGAAACAGACGAGGTCGCCTTGATGGCCACACTGGTTTGCGAGCTTCATCACGCAGATGACCGCTTCGACTGGACAGGTTTTTACCGCGTCACAGAGCCGAACCTGCTCAAAATTGGGCCGTATCAAGGCGGTCATGGCTGCCTGCAAATCCCCTTTTCGCGTGGTGTCTGCGGTGCCGCAGCGCGCACAAGAGAGGTGCAACTTGTTGACGATGTCGAGGCCTTCGAGGGCCATATCGCGTGTGCATCTAGCACCAGTTCCGAACTGGTGTTGCCTGTGTTCAATGCCGCAGGAGATGTCATCGCTGTCTTGGATATCGATAGCGATCAGCCCGCAGCCTTTATAAAAGAAGATGCGCAAGCCCTGACAACGATACTGGCGAGCGTTTTTTCACAGTGA
- a CDS encoding acetyl-CoA C-acyltransferase gives MKKVMIAGAARTPMGGFQGVFDGVPASTLGGAAIRAALANAGANTVDELLMGCVLPAGQGQAPARQAGFAGGLGEDVPATTVNKMCGSGMKTTMMGFDQIALGNTDTVITGGMESMSNAPYLLEKMRSGARIGHQKVIDHMFLDGLEDAYDKGRLMGTFAEDCAEKYQFTRASQDDYAIGSLNGALEAIRSGAFDGEVAPVTLTTRKGEVIITEDEQPAKARPEKIPTLKPAFREGGTVTAANASSISDGAAALVLASEEAAKAQGLTVRAQIIGHASHAQAPGWFATAPIPAAQKLLKNIGWSVEDVDLWEVNEAFAVVPMAFMQDMGITRDKINVNGGACALGHPIGASGTRIIVTLLNALEKRGLKRGVAAICIGGGEGTAIAIERV, from the coding sequence ATGAAAAAAGTGATGATCGCAGGTGCAGCCCGCACGCCCATGGGCGGCTTTCAAGGTGTTTTTGATGGCGTTCCCGCCTCAACACTCGGCGGCGCCGCCATCCGCGCAGCGCTCGCAAACGCTGGCGCAAACACAGTTGATGAGCTGCTCATGGGCTGCGTTCTACCCGCAGGCCAAGGTCAGGCCCCTGCTCGTCAGGCTGGCTTTGCAGGCGGCTTGGGCGAGGATGTTCCCGCCACAACTGTCAACAAAATGTGTGGCTCAGGCATGAAAACCACAATGATGGGCTTTGACCAGATCGCCCTCGGCAACACAGACACAGTGATCACCGGCGGCATGGAATCTATGTCAAATGCGCCCTATCTTCTCGAAAAAATGCGGTCAGGCGCACGGATCGGGCACCAGAAGGTGATTGATCATATGTTCCTCGACGGGTTGGAAGACGCCTATGACAAGGGCCGCCTCATGGGTACATTCGCCGAAGACTGCGCTGAAAAATACCAGTTCACCCGCGCCTCGCAGGACGACTATGCCATCGGCTCTCTCAACGGCGCCCTTGAAGCAATCCGCTCTGGAGCCTTTGATGGCGAAGTTGCCCCCGTCACCCTGACAACACGCAAGGGCGAGGTTATTATCACTGAGGACGAACAACCCGCAAAAGCGCGCCCCGAAAAGATCCCCACGCTAAAACCCGCCTTTCGTGAGGGTGGCACAGTCACCGCTGCCAATGCCTCTTCGATCTCCGATGGCGCGGCCGCACTTGTCCTCGCCTCCGAAGAGGCCGCAAAAGCCCAAGGCCTCACTGTCCGAGCGCAGATCATTGGCCATGCCAGTCATGCCCAAGCTCCCGGATGGTTCGCCACCGCACCAATTCCCGCGGCGCAAAAACTCCTCAAAAACATCGGCTGGAGCGTGGAGGACGTAGATCTCTGGGAAGTCAACGAAGCCTTCGCTGTGGTCCCGATGGCCTTCATGCAAGACATGGGCATCACCCGCGACAAGATCAACGTCAACGGCGGCGCTTGCGCCCTCGGTCACCCGATCGGCGCTTCAGGCACGCGCATCATTGTTACGCTTCTCAACGCCTTGGAAAAACGCGGTCTCAAACGCGGCGTTGCCGCAATCTGCATCGGTGGTGGCGAAGGCACAGCAATTGCAATCGAACGCGTCTAA
- a CDS encoding STAS domain-containing protein, with product MEFSCTEAGDVLIVRVMAERIDAAAALKFKDALRELTGAASHVALDLRDVQFVDSSGLGAIVAVMKLMGTTRRLDLAGLTPTVDKVFRLTRMDSIFTIHGSVDDIPKLYQAG from the coding sequence ATGGAGTTTAGCTGCACTGAAGCGGGCGATGTACTGATTGTAAGGGTGATGGCGGAGCGTATTGATGCGGCTGCCGCTCTTAAGTTTAAGGATGCCCTGCGCGAGTTGACGGGGGCGGCAAGCCATGTGGCGCTTGATCTGCGGGATGTTCAGTTTGTGGATTCGAGCGGGCTGGGCGCGATCGTGGCTGTGATGAAACTTATGGGGACGACGCGGCGGCTTGATCTTGCGGGGCTGACACCGACTGTTGATAAAGTGTTTCGGCTGACACGGATGGATTCTATTTTTACGATCCATGGCAGTGTGGACGATATTCCGAAGCTCTATCAGGCGGGTTAA
- a CDS encoding ATP-binding protein, with the protein MRESDQNPKSLKLDFPSCEFEVRKALKQLACALEELGVGADVIGSAEVVLGEVLNNIVEHAYGSSAQGRIVMTLTLRAADLRFLVVDEGRALPMKELPHGTLPRLDGPLEGLPEGGFGWYLVRKLATDLTYQRKAGHNELGFSILR; encoded by the coding sequence ATGCGCGAGTCTGACCAAAATCCGAAGTCACTGAAGCTTGATTTTCCAAGCTGCGAATTTGAAGTGCGGAAGGCTTTGAAGCAATTGGCCTGCGCACTTGAAGAGCTGGGTGTCGGGGCGGATGTGATTGGGTCAGCTGAAGTTGTACTGGGCGAGGTGCTCAACAACATTGTCGAACATGCTTACGGGAGCTCTGCGCAAGGGCGTATTGTGATGACCCTGACGTTGCGGGCGGCGGACCTGCGCTTTTTGGTCGTTGATGAAGGGCGGGCTTTGCCTATGAAAGAGCTGCCTCACGGCACCTTGCCAAGGCTTGATGGGCCGCTGGAAGGCCTGCCGGAGGGCGGCTTTGGCTGGTATCTGGTGCGCAAGTTGGCCACGGATCTGACCTATCAGCGCAAAGCTGGCCACAATGAGCTGGGCTTCTCTATCCTGCGTTGA
- a CDS encoding gamma-glutamyltransferase family protein, whose product MRDFHFPGRSPVLAQNGMCATSHPLAAKVAVDIMERGGNAMDAAIAGAVLLGICEPQMTGIGGDCFVLFQDKDGGAIRALNGSGCAPAGADLSALKARGETTVPLNGPEAVTIPTAMDAFCRLSEDYGKIGIDAILAPTIRYADEGVPVAARVAFDWPEAGKALQGHGRTHYMIDGKPGEVGQMFRSPAQAEALRRVAKEGRKGFYEGEVAEDMVAALKALGGVHELSDFANATSFYTEPVGSHYKGADLLEHPPNGQGATANLMLNILSHFDLASMEPFGAMRAHIEAEATKLAYDARNRFIADPDVSKRVEHMLSMETATKLAALIDPKRAMAAAAPISEAVHKDTVYITVVDKDRMAVSFIYSIFHGFGSGIASEKFGILLQNRGAGFTLDESHPNVYGAGKRPMHTIIPGMLAENGRATMPFGVMGGQYQSCGHARFVTNMTDFGMDAQSAIDAPRCFSDAGELKVEKGYSEAVRAELADMGHKVVVPDGPLGGAQAIRIRNDGVLEGASDPRKDGAALGY is encoded by the coding sequence ATGCGCGATTTTCATTTTCCGGGGCGTTCTCCCGTATTGGCCCAGAACGGCATGTGCGCGACCTCGCACCCTTTGGCGGCGAAAGTTGCTGTTGATATTATGGAGCGCGGCGGCAACGCTATGGATGCTGCGATTGCTGGTGCGGTTCTGCTTGGAATTTGCGAACCGCAGATGACAGGGATCGGTGGTGACTGCTTTGTCTTGTTTCAGGACAAGGACGGCGGAGCCATTCGCGCGCTTAACGGGTCGGGCTGTGCGCCCGCAGGCGCGGACCTTTCGGCGCTGAAGGCGCGGGGGGAGACTACTGTGCCGCTGAACGGACCTGAGGCTGTCACAATCCCCACGGCAATGGACGCATTTTGCCGCCTTTCGGAAGATTACGGAAAGATCGGGATCGATGCTATTCTTGCGCCGACGATCCGCTATGCCGACGAGGGCGTGCCTGTCGCGGCGCGGGTGGCGTTTGACTGGCCAGAAGCCGGCAAAGCGCTTCAGGGGCACGGACGAACGCATTATATGATTGATGGCAAGCCTGGCGAAGTCGGCCAGATGTTTCGCTCGCCTGCGCAGGCTGAGGCGCTGCGGCGTGTTGCGAAAGAGGGGCGAAAGGGCTTTTATGAAGGCGAAGTTGCTGAAGACATGGTCGCGGCCCTGAAGGCGCTTGGCGGCGTTCACGAGCTGAGCGATTTTGCCAATGCGACAAGCTTTTACACCGAACCTGTTGGAAGCCATTATAAGGGTGCAGACCTTCTGGAGCACCCGCCGAACGGACAGGGTGCAACGGCCAACTTGATGCTCAATATCCTGAGCCATTTTGATCTGGCGAGCATGGAGCCGTTTGGTGCGATGCGAGCGCATATTGAAGCGGAGGCGACGAAGCTCGCTTATGATGCGCGCAACCGCTTTATTGCCGACCCTGATGTCTCCAAGCGCGTAGAGCATATGCTGAGTATGGAGACGGCGACAAAGTTGGCTGCGCTGATTGATCCGAAGCGCGCGATGGCTGCGGCTGCGCCAATCAGTGAGGCGGTCCATAAGGATACTGTATATATCACTGTAGTAGATAAAGACCGCATGGCTGTGAGCTTTATCTATTCTATTTTCCATGGATTTGGCTCTGGTATTGCCTCTGAAAAATTCGGGATTTTGCTGCAAAATCGTGGTGCAGGATTTACTCTGGATGAAAGCCATCCGAACGTTTACGGCGCAGGTAAGCGGCCGATGCATACAATTATTCCTGGAATGTTGGCTGAAAATGGCCGCGCGACGATGCCTTTTGGTGTGATGGGCGGGCAGTATCAGTCATGTGGTCATGCGCGGTTTGTCACGAATATGACTGATTTCGGTATGGATGCGCAGAGCGCGATTGATGCACCGCGGTGTTTTTCGGATGCGGGCGAGCTAAAAGTTGAGAAGGGCTATAGTGAGGCTGTGCGTGCCGAGCTTGCCGACATGGGACATAAGGTTGTTGTGCCTGACGGACCGCTCGGCGGGGCGCAGGCTATTCGCATCAGAAACGATGGCGTGCTGGAAGGCGCGTCTGATCCGCGCAAAGACGGCGCGGCGCTGGGGTATTGA
- a CDS encoding rhodanese-like domain-containing protein, protein MAITPVKELVMRAKEEIETLSRDEVWRLAEAGEALVVDIRDPRELEREGRFPGAMHAPRGMLEFWFDPASPYHKEAFATDKKIILFCAGAWRSALAAKALKDMGGENIAEMDGGFGAWKKDGRPVE, encoded by the coding sequence ATGGCAATTACACCTGTGAAAGAGCTCGTGATGCGGGCGAAAGAAGAGATTGAAACGCTGAGCCGCGACGAAGTTTGGCGGCTGGCGGAAGCGGGAGAGGCGCTTGTCGTGGATATTCGGGATCCGCGTGAGCTTGAGCGGGAGGGACGCTTTCCTGGCGCGATGCATGCGCCGCGGGGGATGTTGGAATTCTGGTTTGATCCTGCGAGCCCCTACCACAAAGAGGCTTTTGCCACCGACAAGAAGATCATCCTGTTTTGTGCTGGGGCATGGCGCTCGGCTTTAGCGGCGAAAGCTCTAAAGGACATGGGCGGCGAGAATATTGCCGAGATGGATGGTGGCTTTGGCGCGTGGAAGAAGGACGGGCGGCCTGTGGAATAG
- the hspQ gene encoding heat shock protein HspQ, which produces MIRKRAKYHLGQVVRHKKHPFRGVVFDVDPQFSNTDEWYEAIPEDSRPQKEQPFYHLLAENDQSYYVAYVSEQNLVADYSGEPVDHPDIPDLFGPFQDGQYPLQFQLN; this is translated from the coding sequence ATGATACGCAAACGCGCCAAATACCACCTCGGACAAGTCGTCCGCCACAAGAAGCACCCTTTCCGAGGGGTTGTCTTTGACGTGGATCCGCAGTTTTCAAACACTGACGAATGGTATGAAGCAATCCCCGAGGACAGCCGCCCCCAAAAGGAGCAGCCCTTTTATCATCTCCTCGCCGAAAATGATCAGAGCTACTACGTGGCCTATGTCTCCGAACAAAACCTCGTCGCAGACTATTCAGGCGAGCCGGTCGATCATCCCGACATTCCTGATCTCTTCGGCCCCTTCCAAGATGGCCAATACCCGCTCCAGTTCCAACTGAACTGA
- a CDS encoding lytic transglycosylase: protein MSRILCAFLIVATLAACGRGAGTSAPRQLDNACALLKERPTYYKAFKATERKWGVPVHVQMATIYQESKFKSDARTPFQYTLGVIPVGRQSSAFGYSQALDATWKEYQRKEGKRMARRNNIRDASDFMGYYMNISRERNGISLHDARNQYLAYHDGHTGYARGTYRQKAWLMRVAGEVGQRSEMYKAQLASCRRFR, encoded by the coding sequence ATGAGCAGAATCCTTTGCGCATTTCTAATTGTGGCAACGCTGGCGGCCTGTGGTCGTGGCGCAGGAACGAGCGCGCCAAGGCAGCTCGATAACGCATGTGCCCTGTTGAAAGAGCGCCCAACCTATTACAAAGCCTTCAAGGCGACCGAGCGCAAATGGGGCGTGCCTGTGCATGTGCAGATGGCCACCATTTACCAAGAAAGCAAATTCAAGTCAGACGCGCGCACGCCGTTTCAGTATACGCTTGGAGTGATCCCTGTTGGACGACAGTCGAGCGCTTTTGGCTATTCGCAAGCACTTGATGCGACCTGGAAGGAATACCAACGCAAAGAAGGCAAACGCATGGCGCGGCGGAATAATATCCGCGATGCGAGTGACTTCATGGGCTACTATATGAACATCAGTCGGGAGCGGAACGGTATCTCGCTTCATGATGCGCGAAATCAGTATCTGGCCTACCATGACGGGCATACAGGCTATGCCCGAGGAACCTATCGTCAAAAGGCTTGGTTGATGCGGGTGGCTGGAGAAGTTGGCCAGCGCTCAGAGATGTATAAAGCCCAATTGGCGAGCTGTAGGCGCTTTCGTTGA
- a CDS encoding outer membrane lipoprotein carrier protein LolA, translating into MKLKHIFLAPVLALTLAAPAAAEKLSLNALSQYLNAMKTAKGAFTQINDDGTISTGTIYIKRPGKIRFEYNPPEETLVLASANTVAIFDPKTNQGPESYPLAKTPLSIILARTVDLASANMVTGHSFDGTATVITAQDPAHPEYGNIQLKFTGSPVELRQWVINDDSGSSTTVVLGELAKGGSLPNALFDIDANTKKRGGR; encoded by the coding sequence ATGAAACTCAAACACATTTTTCTCGCGCCTGTTCTGGCCCTTACCCTCGCAGCCCCCGCCGCCGCGGAAAAGCTTTCACTCAACGCGCTCTCGCAATATCTCAACGCGATGAAAACAGCCAAAGGCGCCTTCACCCAGATCAATGACGATGGCACAATCTCCACAGGCACGATCTACATCAAACGCCCTGGCAAGATCCGCTTCGAGTATAACCCCCCCGAAGAAACCCTCGTGCTGGCCAGCGCCAACACCGTGGCCATCTTTGACCCAAAGACAAACCAGGGCCCTGAAAGTTACCCCTTGGCCAAAACGCCCCTCTCAATCATCCTCGCGCGCACAGTAGATCTCGCAAGCGCCAATATGGTGACAGGCCACAGCTTTGATGGCACAGCCACAGTGATCACGGCGCAAGACCCTGCACACCCTGAGTACGGCAATATCCAGCTTAAATTTACAGGAAGCCCCGTAGAGCTGCGCCAATGGGTCATCAATGACGACAGCGGCTCAAGCACAACAGTTGTGCTCGGCGAGCTCGCAAAAGGCGGCTCTCTGCCCAACGCCCTGTTTGATATCGATGCCAATACGAAGAAACGCGGCGGGCGCTAG